Proteins encoded in a region of the Candidatus Moanabacter tarae genome:
- the cstA gene encoding Peptide transporter CstA translates to MLTTLLIISCILFYLAYKFYGNFLDKRCGLDDRIETPACRLQDGVDYVPTRTSVLFGHHFSSIAGAGPIVGPILAGIYFGWGPTWLWIILGAIFVGGVHDFGSSFMSVRSRGKSIAETMRKNIGEGTGRLFMMFVILALIYVIVVFLDLTAVTFSSKSEVATASGWFIITALAFGIVLNHTRLSLRSSVIIFVPITFLGLLIGHIFPAPSIAKESWIWLILIYCYIAAVLPVQILLQPRDFLSSSFLYAMLGLGIIGLIVANAPINLVFYKQWDSAKAGMLVPFLFITVACGACSGFHSIVASGTTSKQIRVETDIRRVSFGAMLVEGVLATFALGCVAVLSATQINDANTPTALFAKGAGFLIGSLGIPAKLGEEFSLLAVSTFLLTTLDTCTRLTRFLIEELLSWRNVASRYLGTLIVLLFPGILVFKSFDGVPAWKAIWPLFGSTNQLLAALALVSFIVFLKARGARFGFVLIPAVFMVCMPLVALFLMLINNELVTFLRVIALLMLILGLFVVAMSAKFVVKPLEKDMTEATRS, encoded by the coding sequence ATGCTCACTACTCTTTTGATCATAAGCTGCATTCTCTTTTACCTCGCATACAAATTCTACGGTAACTTCTTGGACAAGCGTTGTGGGTTAGACGACCGTATTGAAACTCCGGCTTGCCGTTTGCAAGATGGTGTAGATTATGTTCCCACTCGGACCTCAGTTCTTTTCGGACACCACTTCTCTTCCATAGCCGGCGCCGGACCTATCGTGGGTCCGATCTTGGCAGGCATCTATTTCGGCTGGGGGCCAACTTGGCTGTGGATTATTCTTGGAGCTATTTTTGTCGGGGGCGTCCATGACTTTGGGAGCTCCTTCATGTCTGTGAGAAGCCGCGGCAAGTCGATCGCGGAGACAATGCGCAAAAACATTGGGGAGGGAACCGGTCGGCTCTTCATGATGTTTGTTATTCTAGCCCTTATTTACGTCATCGTTGTTTTCCTCGACCTCACTGCTGTAACATTTTCGAGCAAATCGGAAGTAGCAACCGCATCTGGCTGGTTTATCATCACAGCTCTCGCCTTCGGCATCGTACTCAACCACACTCGTCTTTCCCTAAGGTCTTCGGTCATAATCTTCGTACCGATTACCTTTTTGGGCCTTTTGATAGGCCATATCTTTCCCGCTCCCAGCATCGCAAAAGAAAGTTGGATCTGGCTTATTCTCATCTACTGCTACATCGCCGCCGTTCTACCGGTTCAGATCCTCCTCCAGCCAAGAGACTTCCTCAGCTCCTCCTTTCTCTATGCTATGCTCGGTCTCGGCATTATTGGGTTAATAGTAGCCAACGCACCGATCAACTTAGTATTCTATAAGCAATGGGATAGTGCCAAAGCGGGGATGTTGGTTCCCTTCCTTTTCATCACCGTAGCTTGCGGCGCTTGTAGCGGCTTCCACAGTATCGTGGCTAGCGGAACCACCTCAAAACAAATTCGAGTTGAGACTGATATCCGACGAGTTAGTTTCGGTGCAATGCTGGTAGAAGGAGTACTCGCGACATTTGCTCTTGGATGTGTCGCTGTTCTCTCCGCAACCCAGATTAACGATGCCAATACCCCTACCGCCCTCTTCGCCAAAGGAGCCGGGTTCCTCATCGGATCGTTGGGTATTCCAGCTAAGTTAGGTGAGGAATTCAGTCTCCTCGCTGTCAGCACCTTTCTTCTGACAACTCTTGATACCTGCACTCGGCTAACACGATTCCTCATTGAAGAACTCCTGAGCTGGCGAAATGTCGCTAGCCGTTATCTTGGAACGCTCATCGTTCTCCTTTTTCCCGGCATTCTCGTCTTCAAGTCATTTGACGGCGTACCGGCATGGAAGGCAATCTGGCCCCTGTTTGGATCCACCAATCAACTTTTGGCCGCTCTAGCCCTTGTCTCCTTTATCGTTTTCCTTAAGGCACGAGGTGCAAGATTTGGCTTCGTCCTAATTCCTGCCGTCTTTATGGTATGCATGCCTCTAGTGGCTCTCTTCCTAATGTTAATCAATAATGAACTCGTTACCTTTCTCCGAGTAATCGCTCTGTTAATGCTCATCCTTGGTCTTTTTGTCGTAGCTATGTCAGCTAAGTTTGTAGTCAAACCCCTGGAAAAAGACATGACAGAAGCCACACGTTCCTAG
- the thiO_2 gene encoding Glycine oxidase, with translation MTTKVNTIVVGQGLAGSLLAWNLIQRGEKVLVVDNRHSDSASIVAAGIINPVTGPRLVPSWRLEQLINAARFTYQKLGNELGRQFYSEIELVRLFKDEEERRLWISKKSHPSTNRYLGTLRLPGWKPELVSDPFGSFSPSGSSHLAVAKLLTSMQRFFLKQGSLLHSHLDYNTLQLNADSIKWSEWETEKVIFCEGHNSIQNPFFQNLPFKSSKGEILEVETEKVNLPQSIINRGQWILPIGENRYHAGSTFSWNPLNSNPTEKGKAHILNNLGDFIQAKLHLREHRAGIRPAMKDFRPVIGFHPQCSRIGIFNGLGSKGVLNAPFFADHFASHLLEKTKLDPEVALDRFL, from the coding sequence ATGACCACCAAAGTGAACACAATTGTGGTCGGGCAGGGGCTGGCTGGCTCACTGCTTGCCTGGAACTTGATTCAGCGGGGAGAAAAAGTTCTAGTAGTTGATAATCGACATAGTGATTCCGCTTCGATTGTTGCCGCGGGGATCATTAATCCGGTTACAGGTCCCCGTCTCGTGCCGTCCTGGAGGCTGGAACAATTGATCAACGCGGCGCGATTTACTTATCAGAAACTGGGAAACGAGTTGGGAAGACAATTCTACTCTGAGATTGAGCTGGTTCGCCTCTTTAAGGATGAAGAAGAACGACGTCTTTGGATCTCAAAAAAAAGTCACCCCAGCACCAATCGGTACTTGGGAACATTGCGTCTGCCCGGATGGAAACCAGAGCTTGTTTCCGATCCTTTTGGAAGTTTCTCTCCCTCAGGAAGTAGTCACTTGGCAGTGGCAAAACTTCTAACTAGCATGCAAAGATTCTTTCTCAAGCAGGGTAGTCTCTTGCATTCGCACCTCGACTATAATACTCTACAACTGAATGCGGATAGTATTAAATGGTCCGAATGGGAAACAGAAAAAGTGATTTTTTGCGAAGGGCATAACTCGATCCAAAACCCCTTTTTTCAAAATCTACCCTTTAAGTCATCTAAAGGGGAAATACTGGAGGTTGAAACGGAAAAAGTAAACCTTCCTCAGTCAATTATTAACCGAGGACAATGGATCCTTCCAATAGGAGAAAACCGCTACCATGCCGGATCAACTTTTTCCTGGAATCCTCTGAACTCCAATCCAACCGAGAAAGGCAAAGCCCATATTCTGAACAATTTGGGGGATTTCATCCAAGCCAAGTTACATCTACGTGAACACAGAGCTGGCATCCGTCCTGCCATGAAGGACTTCCGTCCTGTTATCGGCTTCCATCCACAGTGTTCTCGTATAGGAATTTTTAACGGTCTCGGCTCGAAAGGTGTGCTCAACGCTCCTTTTTTCGCGGATCATTTCGCCTCTCACCTTTTGGAAAAAACTAAACTCGATCCCGAAGTAGCTTTGGATCGCTTCCTTTAG
- the aqpZ gene encoding Aquaporin Z, whose product MNIKAAIAELAGAFTLSFVGAGSIIVDSYTGGEIGLIGIALAHGLAVAVAVSSTINISGGQINPAITIGLVIIGKEKVPQALANIFSQLLGALIAGILLKGLFPAEAAAAVKLGTPVLGEGVTQGKGILLEVIATLLLAMAAYGTIVGKQAPKRIAGLGVGMTVTFLILAIGPLTGACMNPCRHFGTAIMSGYLDNIWVFWAGPIIGSVLGFLIFVRVLEKNQT is encoded by the coding sequence ATGAATATCAAAGCTGCTATAGCCGAACTTGCCGGTGCCTTCACCCTGAGTTTCGTTGGGGCAGGTTCGATCATCGTTGACAGCTACACTGGCGGTGAAATTGGATTAATTGGCATTGCGCTGGCACACGGTCTCGCCGTCGCTGTCGCGGTTAGTTCCACAATAAATATTTCTGGCGGACAGATTAACCCGGCCATCACCATTGGTCTTGTAATTATCGGGAAGGAAAAAGTCCCTCAGGCGCTAGCTAATATTTTCTCTCAACTCTTGGGAGCGCTCATTGCTGGCATACTTCTTAAAGGCCTTTTCCCGGCTGAGGCTGCCGCAGCCGTGAAGCTAGGGACTCCCGTCCTTGGTGAAGGGGTTACTCAGGGGAAGGGAATTCTCCTCGAAGTGATTGCCACTCTTCTCCTGGCCATGGCCGCCTACGGTACCATAGTGGGCAAACAAGCTCCAAAGAGAATAGCAGGACTCGGCGTCGGGATGACTGTCACTTTTCTTATTCTTGCAATCGGTCCACTAACTGGGGCGTGCATGAATCCCTGCCGCCATTTTGGAACTGCAATTATGTCGGGATATCTGGATAACATCTGGGTTTTTTGGGCGGGCCCTATTATCGGATCGGTGCTCGGCTTCCTCATCTTTGTCCGAGTCCTGGAGAAAAATCAGACGTAG
- the priA gene encoding Primosomal protein N': MCGGKPKLVTVVPISGINRRLSYRVPEWMGSQVQVGSLVRIPIRKKSELGVVEELAKTEDVSEDRLRNLLEVIYECPVLTPDLLELAKWMERYYGSSVEAILEAMIPVAVRRGMRPKLQSYLRVGKNLGNNELENLRHKASRQAALYEFLKEQDREYPRGEVLRLLKVPGSSCRALLDKGFLIESKEDIKRVAYDDDLGLTEEAHVGAVELNDEQRAASEDLIKSLKTDEFRVHLLHGVTGSGKTEVYIRVLQEALKYGGGVVYLVPEVALTPQTLARLRGRLEELSGYRTAVWHSHLSEGERRDAWDSLVSGEARVVVGARSAVFAPLSSLRLIIVDEEHEPAYKQADSSRYHGRDVAVYRAKICNALCVLGSATPALESIYNTQIGKYRLNRLRHRVDDQKLPLVHVVDMKREVINKKRNILFSRLLVEKMQERYEKKEQTILFLNRRGYSRSLLCPACGYVGECDHCSVTLTYHRVDETLRCHVCGLFKSAPKTCSACGSDSIRVQGHGTQRVEELASKVIPGARIVRIDADTMKKKNNFRRILADFRIGKIDVLVGTQMIAKGLDFPNVTLVGLVDADISLQVPDFRSAERCHQLIVQVAGRAGRGDRSGEVVVQTFLPHSEPIQYARRGETDEFAKEELFHREEYRYPPFRHLIQHQFRGRNEDKIAFYAEQWARHARSSFGKGIEVRGPAPCSRLKVKDFYRYQIWYFAKSASNFVPALIELREQFAMDKDVIDVIDVDPVELV, encoded by the coding sequence ATGTGCGGGGGCAAACCGAAATTAGTAACGGTGGTACCGATATCTGGGATAAATCGGCGCTTAAGCTATCGGGTTCCCGAGTGGATGGGAAGCCAAGTACAAGTGGGGTCGTTGGTTCGGATACCAATACGAAAGAAGAGTGAACTAGGAGTGGTAGAGGAGCTGGCGAAGACGGAGGATGTGAGTGAGGATCGGCTAAGAAACCTATTGGAAGTCATTTACGAATGTCCTGTGCTAACACCTGACTTATTGGAACTAGCGAAGTGGATGGAGAGATACTATGGCAGCTCGGTGGAAGCTATTTTGGAGGCAATGATACCGGTTGCAGTACGGCGAGGAATGAGACCCAAGCTCCAAAGCTATTTGAGAGTAGGTAAGAATCTGGGAAACAATGAGTTAGAGAATCTTAGACACAAGGCTTCTAGGCAGGCAGCACTCTATGAGTTCCTCAAGGAGCAGGACCGTGAATATCCCCGTGGGGAGGTTCTAAGGCTCCTTAAAGTGCCAGGGTCGAGTTGCCGAGCTCTTTTGGATAAGGGATTTTTGATAGAGTCCAAGGAGGATATAAAACGGGTTGCTTATGATGATGATCTTGGGCTGACCGAAGAAGCTCATGTGGGGGCCGTTGAACTAAACGATGAACAGAGGGCGGCCAGCGAGGATCTCATTAAGAGTTTAAAAACAGATGAATTCCGGGTCCATCTCCTCCATGGTGTGACTGGATCGGGTAAAACCGAGGTTTATATTCGGGTATTGCAAGAAGCCCTAAAATATGGAGGAGGGGTTGTCTATTTAGTTCCTGAGGTTGCGCTAACCCCTCAGACCTTGGCCCGGCTTAGAGGCAGGTTGGAGGAATTAAGTGGTTATAGAACTGCCGTTTGGCATAGCCACTTGTCGGAGGGCGAGAGGCGAGATGCCTGGGATTCACTCGTTAGCGGGGAAGCGCGAGTAGTGGTTGGGGCGCGATCGGCAGTATTCGCACCACTTTCTTCCTTGCGGTTGATTATCGTGGATGAAGAACACGAACCGGCCTATAAGCAGGCAGACAGTTCCCGGTATCACGGTCGTGATGTGGCGGTTTATCGAGCGAAAATATGCAACGCTCTTTGTGTACTTGGCTCAGCAACCCCGGCGTTAGAATCTATCTACAATACTCAGATTGGAAAATATCGTTTGAATAGGCTCCGGCATCGAGTAGACGATCAGAAACTTCCTCTCGTTCACGTGGTGGATATGAAAAGAGAGGTCATAAATAAAAAAAGAAATATCCTTTTCTCGCGTCTCCTAGTCGAAAAAATGCAGGAGCGGTATGAGAAAAAGGAACAGACTATCCTCTTTCTCAACCGTCGGGGGTATTCGCGCTCGTTGCTTTGTCCTGCGTGCGGCTATGTCGGTGAATGTGATCATTGCAGTGTGACCCTGACCTACCATCGAGTAGATGAGACCCTTCGGTGTCATGTTTGCGGGTTATTCAAAAGTGCACCCAAGACCTGCTCCGCATGTGGATCAGACTCTATTCGAGTGCAGGGCCATGGAACGCAGCGGGTAGAAGAACTAGCAAGTAAGGTTATTCCAGGAGCTAGAATTGTCAGGATCGATGCCGACACCATGAAGAAGAAAAACAATTTTCGCCGTATTCTCGCCGATTTCAGGATTGGAAAGATCGATGTTCTTGTGGGTACCCAAATGATCGCAAAGGGCTTAGATTTCCCTAACGTGACATTGGTTGGTCTAGTGGATGCAGATATTTCACTTCAGGTACCTGATTTCCGATCAGCTGAAAGGTGCCACCAACTCATAGTTCAGGTAGCGGGTCGAGCGGGTCGGGGAGATCGATCCGGTGAGGTAGTAGTGCAGACATTCCTTCCTCATAGCGAACCGATTCAATATGCGCGTCGAGGAGAAACCGACGAGTTCGCAAAGGAGGAATTATTTCATAGAGAGGAATACCGGTATCCTCCCTTCCGCCACCTTATCCAACACCAGTTTCGAGGTAGAAATGAGGATAAGATCGCTTTCTATGCAGAGCAGTGGGCCCGCCATGCCCGTTCCAGCTTTGGGAAAGGAATCGAAGTGCGGGGACCCGCACCCTGTTCCAGGTTAAAAGTGAAGGATTTTTATAGGTATCAGATTTGGTATTTTGCAAAGAGTGCTTCGAATTTTGTCCCGGCACTCATTGAACTAAGGGAACAGTTTGCAATGGATAAAGATGTGATCGATGTGATCGATGTTGATCCGGTTGAGTTGGTCTAG
- the fur gene encoding Ferric uptake regulation protein yields the protein MPIQPSKLEQREKSSDTFRKYLSRKGLRLTNQRKAIFEAVFNNLEHFTAEELLDYSRKIDVSVSRATVYRTLPLLIEGGLVREVDIGSDYKFYQTSPGEKRQQAQVICLDCEKISEIEAPFMEWYSRSVAQKVGLEPVHQRLQVHAQCMIFKEEGLCDNHR from the coding sequence GTGCCTATCCAACCCAGTAAACTCGAGCAACGAGAAAAGTCGAGCGATACGTTTCGCAAGTACCTCTCTCGGAAGGGTCTGCGTCTAACTAACCAGCGAAAAGCAATATTCGAGGCGGTATTTAACAATTTAGAACACTTCACGGCGGAAGAGCTACTTGACTACTCACGCAAAATTGACGTCTCGGTATCTCGCGCCACAGTCTACCGTACTCTACCGCTCCTTATCGAGGGCGGGTTAGTAAGGGAGGTGGATATTGGCAGCGACTATAAGTTCTACCAGACCAGTCCAGGCGAAAAGAGACAACAGGCTCAGGTCATTTGTCTAGACTGTGAAAAAATCTCTGAAATCGAAGCTCCTTTCATGGAGTGGTATTCTAGATCCGTCGCTCAAAAAGTGGGCTTGGAACCTGTTCATCAACGACTTCAGGTCCATGCCCAATGCATGATCTTTAAAGAGGAAGGTCTTTGCGATAACCACCGATAA
- the outO gene encoding Type 4 prepilin-like proteins leader peptide-processing enzyme: MIEEFSLLSFYQHLVLFQQGVPWGFPSLIFLVGAFVGSFLNVCIYRIPTGESVLSPCSQCSCGKPIRWSDNIPILSWFILCGRARCCGSRLSFRYPGVEVLTATLFVFCWYLLEPITALGGMIFGSIMIAAGFIDFDHMIIPDRFSIGGFIAGTVFSIIFSSLHGFTGDLFLTDSFRSFIASIEGSFIGSALVLWIAILAKLLMKKEAMGFGDVKLMGAIGAFCGWQGAVFSLFGGAVIGSAGILISSLFHLFQKRDLFSKSEGESTGSFRGQFAGVKGEGKEEKSIRSISCQVPFGPMLAGAGIIYFLFLHELVDNFFDEAIANFMGTSSTYHCNE, from the coding sequence ATGATTGAAGAGTTTTCCTTACTTAGCTTTTACCAGCATCTTGTGTTGTTCCAACAAGGTGTTCCTTGGGGATTTCCTAGTCTCATTTTTTTGGTGGGTGCGTTTGTTGGGAGTTTCCTTAACGTTTGTATCTATCGCATCCCTACAGGAGAGTCGGTCTTATCGCCATGTTCCCAGTGTTCTTGTGGCAAACCTATTAGGTGGAGCGACAATATACCGATACTCAGTTGGTTCATTCTTTGTGGGCGGGCTCGGTGCTGTGGGAGCCGATTGAGTTTCCGCTATCCCGGGGTTGAAGTTCTGACAGCAACCCTTTTTGTCTTCTGTTGGTACTTATTGGAACCCATCACTGCTCTTGGTGGAATGATTTTCGGATCCATAATGATCGCAGCCGGTTTCATTGATTTCGACCATATGATCATCCCGGATCGATTTTCTATTGGTGGGTTCATTGCAGGGACGGTGTTTTCCATAATTTTTTCTTCTTTGCATGGGTTCACCGGAGACCTCTTTCTGACGGATAGTTTTCGATCGTTCATCGCTTCTATTGAGGGATCCTTTATCGGTTCAGCTTTGGTCCTATGGATTGCGATTCTGGCAAAACTGCTTATGAAGAAGGAAGCAATGGGATTCGGGGATGTTAAGCTGATGGGAGCAATCGGCGCCTTTTGCGGGTGGCAGGGAGCGGTTTTCTCCCTTTTTGGCGGAGCTGTGATCGGTAGCGCCGGCATTCTAATCTCTTCCTTATTTCATCTTTTCCAGAAAAGGGATTTATTCAGTAAATCCGAGGGGGAATCGACAGGTTCTTTCAGAGGTCAATTTGCCGGTGTAAAGGGGGAGGGGAAGGAAGAAAAGTCTATCCGATCGATTAGTTGCCAGGTTCCTTTCGGTCCAATGCTGGCGGGGGCAGGAATAATTTATTTCCTTTTTTTACATGAGCTGGTCGACAATTTTTTTGATGAAGCAATTGCGAATTTTATGGGAACTAGCTCGACATACCATTGCAACGAGTGA
- the bepA_3 gene encoding Beta-barrel assembly-enhancing protease has product MKQLRSTFPKVVLAVLVPVVFLVVIEGCLRIFGFGYPSQVFLKNEGTIRNNPAFTFRHFPWSMARPMLPVKFSAEKPDGTIRIFVLGGSAAQGFPGSEFGIGRQLELMLEKAYPNRKIEVINAAITAINSHVVLEIARSCLQYKPDFLVLYLGNNEVVGPYGPGTVLAEFSRNLTFIRINSLLKSTRIFQLLSLAMRAHKPPSGGWRGMQMFLQNTVPLNDPRLQLSYRHLEANLRDILKLSKSNGCTAIFSTIGVNLFDQPPFASVNDTILAGKQRESWRKYFREGSDHYAAGEFREAVSSLVAANQIDDGYAESYYMLGRSYLEQGEEELAREAVDRSRDLDALRFRSDSNINAIIRKIAIDGSGEYAGLVDSARVLANHPKSVQGIPGDAFFYDHVHLSFLGNNVVARALTKEIIDRIGDVLINLPDVEETARQLAFTQWDQLGLLELLANSLLNKPPFTNQLGYAKQHGLRKRKIVQLGRVIDSGAMNDITETYKEALLRRPEDRHLKFRFGLLLNRIGDRTGASDVLRSLIAEYPHDREARMALSSIASEKGEFTEARRHLQAALESNPYAIELRTEFVHFLYKQMKLSEAERYAAELISDHPEDPDARFGYGLVLKKVGKIDRAIEQFRKTVQIDSGHVEARRQIILIFRDAENLDAAIGEAQKWIKVKAISAIGHDLLADLFRERKQFRDAAVHYECAIKLDPDFVVARSKYVQLMARQKRINTAIRLLRQQVRVDPHILEGYSILGLALDIAGRRNEAAETLREGLELDSGNVKMLRELAWNLATTRDAQTRNGAEAVRFAQMMVKRFPENADFLHVLAAAQAENGEFAKAVETARKGLKLAEAERNGDLAEMILHCIGQYKKGRSIRSN; this is encoded by the coding sequence ATGAAGCAATTGAGATCAACCTTTCCCAAGGTCGTGTTAGCAGTTTTGGTGCCGGTTGTATTTCTTGTGGTGATAGAAGGATGCCTGCGTATTTTTGGGTTTGGTTATCCTTCTCAGGTCTTTCTCAAGAATGAGGGTACAATCCGAAATAATCCCGCATTTACTTTCAGGCATTTTCCATGGTCCATGGCGAGACCGATGTTGCCGGTAAAATTTTCTGCAGAAAAGCCAGACGGAACCATACGAATTTTTGTCTTGGGTGGTTCTGCGGCTCAGGGATTCCCGGGATCCGAATTCGGGATTGGGCGTCAGCTTGAACTGATGCTTGAAAAGGCTTATCCGAATCGGAAGATCGAGGTGATTAACGCGGCCATTACAGCGATTAATTCTCACGTAGTTCTAGAAATCGCACGTTCCTGTTTGCAATACAAACCAGATTTCCTTGTCCTTTATCTTGGAAACAACGAAGTGGTGGGGCCATATGGACCCGGGACCGTCCTTGCGGAATTCAGCCGCAATCTGACCTTTATCCGGATAAACTCACTTCTGAAATCAACCCGAATTTTCCAGCTTTTGTCGTTAGCTATGAGAGCGCATAAGCCTCCTTCAGGAGGGTGGCGGGGCATGCAAATGTTTCTGCAGAACACGGTTCCGCTAAACGATCCACGGTTACAGCTTTCCTACAGACATTTGGAAGCGAATTTGCGGGATATTCTCAAGTTGTCTAAGTCGAATGGTTGCACTGCTATCTTTTCCACTATTGGAGTCAATCTGTTCGATCAACCGCCATTCGCATCGGTTAATGATACGATTTTGGCTGGGAAGCAAAGAGAGAGTTGGCGAAAATATTTTCGCGAAGGATCTGATCACTATGCTGCTGGTGAGTTCCGCGAAGCGGTTTCTTCACTTGTTGCAGCCAATCAAATTGATGATGGTTACGCTGAAAGTTACTATATGCTGGGGAGGTCTTATCTGGAACAAGGCGAAGAAGAACTCGCTCGGGAGGCAGTTGATAGATCGAGAGACCTCGATGCATTACGGTTTCGATCTGACTCGAACATCAATGCGATTATTCGCAAAATTGCAATAGATGGATCGGGTGAATATGCCGGATTGGTGGACAGTGCCCGGGTGCTGGCGAATCATCCGAAGTCGGTGCAGGGAATTCCTGGAGATGCCTTTTTCTACGACCATGTACATCTTTCCTTTCTTGGGAATAATGTCGTAGCCAGAGCATTGACTAAAGAGATAATCGATCGAATAGGAGATGTGCTAATCAACCTTCCCGATGTAGAGGAAACCGCGAGGCAGTTAGCCTTTACTCAGTGGGATCAGTTGGGGTTGCTCGAACTTCTCGCCAATAGCTTGCTCAACAAGCCTCCGTTCACCAATCAGCTTGGTTACGCCAAGCAACATGGCCTTCGGAAGCGTAAGATCGTGCAGTTGGGTCGAGTAATAGATTCAGGGGCAATGAATGATATTACCGAAACCTACAAGGAAGCATTGTTACGTAGGCCGGAGGATCGGCACTTGAAGTTCCGATTTGGTCTTTTGCTGAATCGAATCGGCGATAGGACGGGAGCTTCAGATGTATTACGGTCCTTGATAGCAGAATATCCGCATGATCGAGAAGCCCGTATGGCATTGAGTTCGATCGCTTCAGAAAAAGGGGAATTTACGGAAGCGAGAAGGCATTTGCAAGCGGCCCTGGAATCTAATCCATATGCAATAGAGTTACGAACCGAGTTCGTGCATTTCCTTTACAAACAGATGAAATTAAGCGAAGCGGAAAGGTATGCCGCAGAGCTTATTTCTGATCATCCAGAGGATCCAGACGCCCGGTTTGGCTATGGTCTTGTTCTCAAAAAGGTTGGTAAAATTGATCGTGCTATTGAACAGTTTCGCAAAACTGTTCAAATCGATTCTGGGCATGTTGAAGCGAGGAGACAAATCATTTTGATCTTCAGAGATGCGGAGAATTTGGATGCTGCGATTGGTGAGGCTCAAAAGTGGATAAAAGTTAAAGCGATTAGCGCCATAGGGCATGATTTGTTGGCTGATTTGTTTCGGGAAAGAAAACAATTTAGAGATGCAGCAGTACATTATGAGTGTGCGATTAAACTGGATCCTGATTTTGTGGTGGCGCGATCGAAGTATGTTCAACTAATGGCTAGGCAGAAACGGATCAACACGGCTATTAGACTGCTTAGACAGCAGGTCCGCGTGGATCCCCACATTCTCGAGGGGTACTCTATCCTTGGTCTTGCCCTAGATATTGCTGGGAGAAGAAATGAGGCGGCGGAGACTCTGAGGGAAGGGCTAGAGCTTGACTCGGGCAACGTCAAAATGCTTCGCGAATTAGCATGGAATTTAGCGACGACACGGGACGCCCAAACTCGTAATGGAGCAGAAGCGGTTCGCTTCGCTCAAATGATGGTCAAGCGCTTCCCAGAAAATGCTGATTTTCTTCACGTCCTAGCTGCGGCTCAGGCAGAAAATGGTGAATTCGCGAAGGCGGTGGAGACCGCCCGAAAAGGATTAAAACTAGCAGAAGCAGAGAGGAACGGAGATTTGGCGGAGATGATACTTCATTGTATTGGGCAGTATAAAAAGGGGCGCTCCATCAGATCCAATTAA
- the yokD_2 gene encoding SPBc2 prophage-derived aminoglycoside N(3')-acetyltransferase-like protein YokD — protein MRDLVELGIVKGDTLFIHSSFKSLGLVAGGAGTVIEALERAVGRSGLILMPSFNLIDRERRAMTWNLERTPSTVGWLTEYFRLMPGTYRSDHYSHSVAARGLGASKIVADHTSNEGWKSPWDEPPWGKTYGTHSPMVRAYRRSGKLLMLGVDYGSSTYVHLVEVIIWNEWLKSDPDAPYVSLNREQMGDLWDNFGQINRGKLGNADCRFFEIQDYVDTLLEEVRKNNRRFYSDPLGGLNKQG, from the coding sequence ATGCGAGATCTAGTTGAGTTAGGAATCGTAAAGGGCGACACACTCTTTATTCATTCTTCATTCAAAAGTTTGGGGTTAGTGGCAGGAGGAGCCGGCACGGTGATTGAGGCATTGGAAAGAGCAGTAGGACGATCAGGACTCATTCTGATGCCCTCTTTCAACCTGATAGATCGAGAACGACGGGCTATGACCTGGAATCTTGAGAGGACACCTTCCACCGTCGGTTGGCTTACTGAGTATTTCCGGCTGATGCCTGGAACATATCGATCGGACCACTATTCCCACTCTGTAGCGGCACGGGGACTTGGGGCCTCAAAGATTGTTGCGGACCACACGAGTAACGAAGGCTGGAAATCTCCATGGGACGAACCGCCGTGGGGAAAGACGTACGGTACTCATTCGCCCATGGTGCGTGCTTATAGAAGGTCTGGGAAGCTGCTTATGTTAGGGGTGGATTACGGGTCGTCGACTTATGTGCACCTTGTGGAAGTTATAATTTGGAACGAGTGGCTAAAGAGTGATCCTGATGCGCCTTATGTTTCGTTAAACCGCGAACAGATGGGTGATTTGTGGGATAATTTTGGGCAAATAAATCGAGGTAAATTGGGGAATGCTGACTGCCGATTTTTTGAGATTCAGGACTACGTGGATACACTTCTCGAGGAAGTCCGGAAGAATAACAGACGATTTTACAGCGATCCTCTAGGAGGTTTGAATAAGCAGGGCTGA